One genomic region from Cytobacillus sp. IB215665 encodes:
- a CDS encoding DeoR family transcriptional regulator, producing the protein MKPTTDRMLTRIKSVYMFINEKGTVTTKELVEEFGTTQRTIQRDLHVLAFNNLVRSPSRGKWTTTKKRVKIS; encoded by the coding sequence TTGAAACCTACAACAGATCGTATGCTAACTCGTATTAAATCAGTTTACATGTTTATTAATGAAAAAGGAACTGTCACAACAAAGGAGCTAGTAGAAGAATTCGGAACAACTCAAAGAACAATTCAACGAGACCTTCACGTACTAGCATTCAACAATTTAGTACGCAGTCCTAGTCGAGGTAAATGGACAACAACAAAAAAGAGAGTTAAAATTTCGTAG
- a CDS encoding ABC transporter ATP-binding protein encodes MQLLDVNINKAGYDAQDLIISDIRFSLQKGELVGLIGPNGAGKSTTIKAILGVLNYLEGDINFSNETTYAYIPEQPIFYDELTLWEHLDLAASTMNIDDQTFKNRADHLLEVFKLNHVIHQLPSTFSKGMQQKVMIIIAFLIKPSIFIIDEPFIGLDPRAVKDLLFLLDKEREQGASILMSTHVLDTAEKICERFLLVSNGELLANGTMQDIRNKSGLIDGSLFDCFYHLTEVDDNDRK; translated from the coding sequence ATGCAATTACTCGATGTGAATATTAATAAAGCAGGCTACGATGCACAAGACCTAATCATTTCAGACATCCGTTTTAGTTTGCAAAAAGGTGAATTAGTTGGATTAATTGGCCCAAACGGTGCCGGTAAAAGTACGACGATTAAAGCAATATTAGGAGTACTAAATTATTTAGAGGGGGATATTAATTTTAGTAATGAAACGACTTACGCATACATACCTGAACAGCCAATTTTTTACGATGAACTTACTTTATGGGAGCATTTAGACTTAGCTGCCTCGACTATGAATATTGATGATCAAACATTTAAAAATCGAGCAGATCATCTTCTAGAAGTGTTTAAGCTTAATCATGTCATTCATCAATTGCCTAGCACCTTTTCTAAAGGCATGCAGCAAAAAGTAATGATTATTATAGCGTTTTTAATTAAGCCATCCATTTTCATTATAGATGAACCTTTTATAGGTTTGGATCCACGCGCCGTAAAAGACTTGTTATTTCTGCTTGATAAAGAGAGAGAGCAAGGAGCTAGTATTCTTATGTCAACACATGTATTAGATACAGCTGAAAAAATTTGTGAACGATTTTTACTTGTTTCTAATGGAGAGTTGCTTGCAAATGGAACGATGCAAGACATTAGAAATAAAAGTGGATTAATAGATGGTTCTTTATTTGATTGCTTTTATCATCTAACAGAGGTGGATGATAATGATAGGAAGTAG
- a CDS encoding ABC transporter permease, with product MIGSSLFFERLKREWKFQWGIFRSIADWTIIVYIIIPTLLACSYIYGLWWITIPSWIVPVPELYLFLVIYLYCWLGSCRFFIEEADQLFLIQKKQIVRNLKKLAVGYNVISNSIKMSFIMIIFAPFLFIHYNLNVQTVMITFIFFLSLKLLILMLKKWLSYFKRSWLKKGILLILFLILGSIISFTNMLFIPQFIITMTFVFLLTYLFIVRRMISQTGTFFDDVITEKEEKLKFASTILQMSKIDQPSRIKRKRPLLFSKSQRIFSYWTKQNTLVEVFIKILLRNKQYIFSLLRLIGISVPTVIIVPAIWLKWLLCIGIIIVIKIWLTSMWDHIQNKHFIMHVNQDQKELAQARTKAVNIFWVPSMLFIISLLLGATMISL from the coding sequence ATGATAGGAAGTAGTTTGTTTTTTGAAAGGTTGAAACGGGAATGGAAGTTTCAATGGGGGATTTTTCGTTCGATTGCGGATTGGACGATTATTGTTTATATAATCATACCTACATTATTAGCATGTAGTTACATATATGGTTTATGGTGGATTACAATTCCAAGTTGGATCGTTCCTGTACCAGAGTTATATTTATTTTTAGTAATATATCTATATTGTTGGCTAGGTTCATGTAGATTTTTTATTGAGGAAGCTGATCAGCTTTTTTTAATTCAAAAGAAGCAAATCGTTAGGAATTTGAAAAAGTTAGCCGTCGGTTATAATGTCATAAGTAATAGTATTAAAATGAGTTTCATAATGATAATATTTGCACCCTTTTTGTTTATTCATTACAATTTGAACGTGCAAACAGTAATGATTACATTTATATTCTTTTTAAGTCTGAAACTTCTAATCTTAATGCTAAAAAAATGGCTATCATATTTTAAACGTAGCTGGCTTAAAAAGGGTATTTTATTAATATTGTTCTTAATATTAGGTAGTATCATAAGTTTTACAAATATGTTATTCATTCCTCAGTTCATCATTACGATGACGTTTGTATTTTTGCTAACATATTTATTTATAGTAAGACGAATGATTAGTCAAACTGGTACTTTCTTTGACGACGTTATTACGGAAAAAGAGGAAAAGTTAAAATTTGCAAGTACTATATTACAAATGTCAAAAATTGACCAGCCTTCGAGAATCAAAAGAAAGCGACCATTGTTGTTTAGTAAATCACAGCGAATTTTTTCATATTGGACTAAACAAAATACGCTCGTTGAAGTTTTTATAAAAATTCTATTGAGAAATAAGCAGTACATATTTTCGCTTTTAAGACTAATTGGTATTTCAGTACCTACAGTAATCATCGTTCCTGCTATTTGGTTGAAATGGTTATTATGTATTGGAATCATTATCGTCATAAAAATATGGCTAACATCGATGTGGGATCATATCCAAAATAAGCACTTTATTATGCATGTTAATCAAGATCAGAAGGAGCTTGCTCAAGCAAGAACAAAAGCAGTTAATATATTTTGGGTGCCGTCTATGCTGTTTATTATCTCACTATTATTAGGGGCCACAATGATTAGTCTTTAA
- a CDS encoding potassium channel family protein, with product MIIIKKIIVKLVRFNNWILFTSTIALIACSSLIMMYLEPETFTTPFEGVWWVMTTVTTVGYGDLYPVSTLGRIYAIFLYLVGIGLIGVIIGKIVDFFATFRKKREEGRVHYKGENHLVIIGWSRKSNFAIEEILQSESKIELVIIDTLEKSPIINDRVHYVQGYAADNETLSKANISKCKAAIIFADDSIQDVQLIDGKSLLIATAIERLVPNIHTTVEILSEEHIQNFVHVKVDEFVLTHETVSRMAVRSAFTKGISAVYTQLISRNVGDDLYQIRAKSEWKTYRDAFEQLLEAGATLIADQDKLNINRMLDKPIPKNTYLYVICDKNTYQKIS from the coding sequence GTGATTATCATTAAAAAGATAATTGTCAAATTAGTAAGGTTTAATAATTGGATTTTATTTACTTCGACAATTGCACTAATAGCATGTAGTTCACTTATTATGATGTATCTAGAGCCAGAAACATTTACGACACCTTTTGAAGGTGTATGGTGGGTGATGACAACTGTCACAACTGTAGGATACGGTGATCTCTATCCTGTCTCTACGCTAGGAAGAATATATGCTATATTTCTTTATTTAGTTGGAATTGGTTTAATTGGTGTCATTATTGGTAAGATTGTTGACTTCTTTGCTACATTCAGAAAGAAGAGGGAGGAAGGAAGAGTGCATTATAAAGGTGAAAATCATCTAGTTATAATCGGCTGGTCAAGAAAATCAAATTTTGCCATCGAAGAAATTCTACAATCAGAAAGTAAAATTGAGTTAGTCATCATTGATACACTGGAAAAGTCACCGATCATAAATGATAGGGTTCACTATGTGCAAGGTTATGCTGCTGATAATGAAACGCTGTCGAAGGCAAATATTTCGAAGTGTAAAGCAGCTATTATCTTTGCTGATGACTCCATTCAAGATGTTCAATTAATTGATGGAAAATCATTGCTTATTGCTACTGCAATTGAACGTCTTGTTCCTAATATACATACTACTGTGGAAATTCTATCGGAGGAACATATACAGAATTTTGTCCATGTAAAGGTAGATGAATTTGTCTTAACCCATGAAACTGTCTCGCGTATGGCTGTTCGTTCTGCATTTACAAAAGGCATATCTGCTGTTTATACTCAATTGATAAGCAGAAACGTTGGTGACGATCTATATCAAATTAGGGCAAAGTCTGAGTGGAAAACGTATCGTGATGCTTTCGAACAGTTGTTAGAAGCAGGTGCGACTTTAATCGCAGATCAGGATAAACTAAATATAAATCGCATGTTAGATAAACCTATTCCTAAGAATACATACTTATATGTCATTTGTGATAAAAATACATACCAAAAGATAAGTTAG
- the pepV gene encoding dipeptidase PepV, whose amino-acid sequence MMVEQINWLAEVNKQKDSIIQTTQELLKIKSILDEENTSKEFPFGENVAQALHYLLNKGSEDGFQSKNVDNYAGHIEFGEGEESVGVLCHVDVVPEGSGWSSDPFGAEIRDGKIYARGAIDDKGPTIAAYYAMKIVKELSLPLSRRVRMIIGTDEESNWRCVEHYFKHEEMPTMGFAPDADFPIIYAEKGIADIHIIKKKNQNQISSQNDIVLDSFQSGSRFNMVPEFAEAKLTIKGDAEQILQHFDSFKSENKLQGKGYVENTDIILQLEGKSAHGSLPHLGINAGIHLLSFLKKIQLDEQAQAFVRFVTDYFEEDTKGKALHVQFEDDITGELTINAGILSYHCNGESKIGINVRYPVTNDFEKTKSSIEAACEKYDMTVQIVSHMEPNHVDKDHELIKTLQRVYQEQTGEDATLLSIGGGTYARSLEAGVAFGPLFPGREETAHQKDEYIIIDDLLKATAIYAQAIYELAQ is encoded by the coding sequence ATGATGGTTGAGCAAATAAATTGGTTAGCCGAGGTTAACAAGCAAAAAGATAGCATCATTCAGACAACGCAGGAGTTATTAAAAATTAAAAGTATTTTAGACGAAGAGAATACATCAAAGGAATTCCCTTTTGGGGAAAACGTTGCTCAAGCTTTGCATTATTTACTTAACAAAGGTAGTGAAGATGGGTTTCAATCAAAGAATGTTGACAACTATGCTGGTCATATAGAATTTGGAGAGGGAGAAGAAAGCGTTGGTGTTCTATGTCATGTCGATGTTGTGCCTGAAGGTAGCGGTTGGTCAAGTGACCCATTTGGTGCAGAAATAAGAGACGGAAAAATCTATGCACGTGGTGCGATAGATGACAAAGGCCCAACGATTGCTGCATATTATGCTATGAAAATCGTTAAAGAACTTAGCTTACCATTATCACGTCGTGTCCGTATGATTATCGGTACAGATGAAGAAAGTAACTGGCGCTGTGTAGAGCACTACTTTAAGCACGAAGAAATGCCGACGATGGGATTTGCTCCAGATGCTGACTTTCCAATTATATATGCTGAAAAAGGAATAGCTGATATTCATATCATCAAGAAAAAAAATCAAAATCAAATATCATCACAAAACGATATCGTATTAGACAGCTTTCAATCAGGTAGCCGCTTTAACATGGTTCCAGAGTTCGCTGAAGCAAAGCTAACAATTAAAGGAGATGCTGAGCAAATACTGCAACATTTTGATTCCTTTAAATCTGAGAATAAGCTTCAAGGGAAGGGTTATGTTGAAAACACCGATATTATATTACAACTTGAGGGGAAATCTGCACATGGATCACTACCTCATCTCGGTATTAATGCTGGTATACATTTATTAAGCTTTTTGAAAAAAATACAGCTAGATGAGCAGGCTCAAGCGTTTGTTAGATTTGTTACTGATTATTTTGAAGAAGACACTAAAGGAAAAGCGCTTCACGTACAATTTGAAGATGATATAACGGGAGAACTGACAATCAATGCTGGGATATTATCTTATCATTGTAACGGTGAAAGCAAAATTGGGATAAATGTCCGTTACCCAGTAACAAACGATTTCGAAAAAACAAAATCATCAATAGAGGCAGCATGTGAGAAGTATGATATGACAGTACAAATTGTCTCACATATGGAGCCAAACCATGTGGATAAAGACCATGAATTAATAAAGACACTACAAAGAGTTTACCAAGAACAAACAGGTGAAGATGCTACTTTATTATCAATTGGTGGAGGGACGTATGCTCGTTCATTAGAAGCAGGAGTAGCTTTCGGACCATTATTTCCAGGGCGAGAAGAAACAGCACATCAAAAGGACGAATATATCATTATTGATGATCTATTAAAAGCAACAGCAATTTATGCACAAGCTATTTACGAATTAGCTCAATAA